The nucleotide sequence GATCGGTCGGACGCCAAGCTCTATCGTGGCTGTACGTCCCCTACGAAAAGGGGCGATAACCGATTACGAGGTAACTCAAAGACTCATCCGTCTGGTTTTGGAAAAAGTCGGCGTGTCTCGCTTCCCCCGCCCGAATGTGCTCGTATGTGTTCCCTCAGCGATAACTGCAGTCGAGAAGCGTGCTGTAGAGGAAGCCACTCACAAGGCTGGAGCCCGCGCGGTGTACTTGCTGGAACAGCCCATGGCGGCTGCCATGGGAGCAGAGCTCCCAATCCACGAGCCGCTGGGAAACATGTTGATCGACATCGGAGGGGGAACCACCGAGGTGGCGATAATTTCGCTTGGGGGGATTGTGTCGCTCAAGGCTATTCGGGTAGGAAGCTTCGATTTCGATGCCGCATTGCAGGTGTACACGCGTGCCAAGTACTCGGTTGCTATTGGTGAACGCACTGCCGAAGATATCAAGCTAGCAATCGGTTCTGCCTGGCCGGTGGACGACTCTTTGAAGGTGGAGGTACGTGGGAGGGACATCACAACCGGACTTCCCCGTACCCTGATTCTGACCTCAGAGGAGGTTCGAGAAGCTATCTCAGATCCAGTGGACGCAATAGTCTCAACTGTCGTCGACGCGCTCTCCGAGTGTCCGCCCGAGCTGTCTCAGGACATCCTTCTTAGAGGAATAGTCCTCACCGGCGGCGGAGGAATGCTGAAGGGTATGGACATACGAATAGCTGAGGAGACTAGTGTGCCAGTGCATCTCACGCCAACGCCGCTCGAGACTGTGGTAAGAGGCGCAGGCAAGGTTCTAGAAGAGTTAGAGACGTTGCGATCCCTTTTCTTGTGAAAGCCCTTTCCGCAACACTGAGGTTCTCACGGCGCGGGTTTCGAGGTGTCTTACCCTTACTCGTGAAAAAAGGGCCTATCGCTGAACCGTCTACTAGCTAGGTTGCCTTCTCGTTCTAAACGATTACCCCATCATGTCGGCTGCCGACCTATCCCCTAACGCTGTTCCACAAAAACTGAATTCCCAAAGAAGCGATGAACGATACGAGAATGGCTATCGCGATCCCCAGTACCACGCATAGAGCCGCTAGGGTGAGGGCGTATACGATTTTCCGCCTTAGCTCGCGCGCACGCTGCCTTGAGTTATCTGCGTAAAAGCTTTTGGATTCTAACGATGCTGTACCCATCCCAAAAGACGATACACCGAAACCTACAAGGGGACGAATTGCCGCGTCGGTGGCAGCTTCTGGCGGTTTCATGTGCTCTTTTTTTTTCGATCGTAGTGGTAGGAGCGGGAAATGTTCCGGTAGACAAGACCGTGCTGGCCCCGGGAACAGTCGAAAGCCTCGCCTCTCGAGTGTCGGTGGTCCCAACCACTGTGGAGCAGACCGCATCAGGTCGGACCAGGTCCAGAGATTCATTTAGCGACCGCCCAGGCCAGGGAGATATTCGGTTAGTGACTGTCCGCACCTGGAGGGCAACCTTGGCCGACCTAGCCTATGCGGCAATCAGAAGTGACGTCGAGGTTTTTGACGATCCTACTATCAGCGAACCAGAGCCCCAGCGCCAGAAGCGCCGCAGTTCGGAGCTGGCATCCTCGGAAGTAGTGGCGCAGTTTGTGGCGTCACGAGCAGCCGGCATTCCGGTCACACCCACAGGATCCGGAGCCTTGGTGGAGGACGTCACGACCGATGCGTCTAAAAAAGCTCTAGTCCCGGGAGACGTGATAACCGAAGTGGCTGGGCTGCCAGTGCGCGTAGCTGACGACATAAGAGGGTCGCTAGACGGCAAATCCCCTGGGCAGGTCGTCCAAGTGAGATTGATACGGGGGTCAGATTCTATTACGACTGAGGTAACGTTGACCGCCAGTTCCGAGCATCCGCACCGAGCATTGCTCGGAGTTATCGTATCGACTGCCGACTTGCATTTAGCTTCGCCACTCAAGGTTGAGTACCGCCTTACAGGGATAGGTGGACCCTCGGCGGGACTGGCACTGGCGCTAGAGCTATATTGCCGTTTTACAGGCAGAGATTTGACCGGGCCTTCTATTGTGGTCGCTACTGGGGAGTTACAGCTGGATGGGAAAGTACTGCCAGTGGGGGGAGTGGCCCAAAAGGCTCGCGCTGCAGTCTCCGCTGGCGCCGACATTCTGGTGGTACCAGCGGCGAATGCTGAAGAGGCTCGCAGCTACGCAGGCGACGTCGTTGTACTGGGAGTGAATTCGTTCGCCGAGGCTGTTTCGGTACTCCTTGCTCTGGCAAACAGCGCACAGACGGTTAGCTGAGTCCATCCGGCAATCAGCGGGGAAGGTGTGCGCGACCCGCGCGCTGGCAAACAGCGCACAGACGGTTAGCTGAGTCCATAGCGCTGCAAAGAGATCTGGGCTATCCTAGATCCAGAAACTATGTGCTGGGGATCGTAGGTCAACTTTAGGTACGGTAGTCGTGAGCTCGCCGGTGTGGTACCACATGCAATGGTACTCGTCATTTCCGACGCGGCGGACGGGGAGATGGCAATAGAACTAAGCCCCACCCAAGTACAGAGAACCGACTTTCCTGTAGCAAAGAAGGGCTACGACGTTGACGCCGTCAGGGCGCACCTACGCGATGCGGCAGCCGCATTGGAGAATGCCTTAAGAAGGGCGAAGCTAGCCGAGGACCGTGCCCGTAGAGCGGAGGAAGCACTTGCTCAAGCCAGCCAAGCGCAACAGGCTGCTGCGGTTCCCGAGCGGCAGGTCGCCGAGGAGACGGAACGGGTTCTAAGAACTGCGAGGGAGAGTGCGGCGGCTATAGAAGAGGAGGCTAGGCGAAAAGCCGAGGAAATGATAGCCGGGGCACAGCAACAAGCAGCAGCCATAGTAGCTGAATCCCAGGCGAAAGCTCAGCAAGCGATAGCGGAAGCAGAGGAGAACGCTCGTCAACTTCTGGCTCAAGCGGAATTCTCTGCTCGTTCCTCGGCCACTGCAGAAACTCTCGCAGAAGCTGAGCGACAGGCAGCACAGACAATTGCAGAAGCGAAACAGAGGGCCACTGCAATTCTCCAGGCAGCCGAGGAAGAAAGGGCGAAGAAGCTCAAGGAGCTTCAAGAGAAAGCAGATCTTTTAGAACGACGACGAAAAGAGGCTTTGGCTGAACTAGAGCTCCG is from Acidimicrobiia bacterium and encodes:
- a CDS encoding rod shape-determining protein; this encodes MARDIAIDLGTANTLVYLKGVGVVLNEPTVIALNTLTGEVLAMGRQAWYMIGRTPSSIVAVRPLRKGAITDYEVTQRLIRLVLEKVGVSRFPRPNVLVCVPSAITAVEKRAVEEATHKAGARAVYLLEQPMAAAMGAELPIHEPLGNMLIDIGGGTTEVAIISLGGIVSLKAIRVGSFDFDAALQVYTRAKYSVAIGERTAEDIKLAIGSAWPVDDSLKVEVRGRDITTGLPRTLILTSEEVREAISDPVDAIVSTVVDALSECPPELSQDILLRGIVLTGGGGMLKGMDIRIAEETSVPVHLTPTPLETVVRGAGKVLEELETLRSLFL